From Macaca fascicularis isolate 582-1 chromosome 14, T2T-MFA8v1.1, a single genomic window includes:
- the API5 gene encoding apoptosis inhibitor 5 isoform X1: MPTVEELYRNYGILADATEQVGQHKDAYQVILDGVKGGTKEKRLAAQFIPKFFKHFPELADSAINAQLDLCEDEDVSIRRQAIKELPQFATGENLPRVADILTQLLQTDDSAEFNLVNNALLSIFKMDAKGTLGGLFSQILQGEDIVRERAIKFLSTKLKTLPDEVLTKEVEELILTESKKVLEDVTGEEFVLFMKILSGLKSLQTVSGRQQLVELVAEQADLEQTFNPSDPDCVDRLLQCTRQAVPLFSKNVHSTRFVTYFCEQVLPNLGTLTTPVEGLDIQLEVLKLLAEMSSFCGDMEKLETNLRKLFDKLLEYMPLPPEEAENGENAGNEEPKLQFSYVECLLYSFHQLGRKLPDFLTAKLNAEKLKDFKIRLQYFARGLQVYIRQLRLALQGKTGEALKTEENKIKVVALKITNNINVLIKDLFHIPPSYKSTVTLSWKPVQKVEIGQKRASEDTTSGSPPKKSSAGPKRDARQIYNPPSGKYSSNLGNFNYEQRGAFRGSRGGRGWGTRGNRSRGRLY; this comes from the exons ATGCCGACGGTAGAGGAGCTTTACCGCAATTATGGCATCCTGGCCGATGCCACGGAGCAAGTGGGCCAG CATAAAGATGCCTATCAAGTGATACTGGATGGTGTGAAAGGTGGTACTAAGGAAAAACGATTAGCAGCTCAATTTATTCCAAAATTCTTTAAGCATTTTCCAGAATTGGCTGATTCTGCTATCAATGCACAGTTAGACCTCTGTGAGGATGAAGATGTATCT ATTCGACGTCAAGCAATTAAAGAACTGCCTCAATTTGCCACTGGAGAAAATCTTCCTCGAGTGGCAGATATATTAACGCAACTTTTGCAGACAG atgACTCTGCAGAATTTAACCTAGTGAACAATGCCCtgttaagtatatttaaaatggatGCAAAAG GGACTTTAGGTGGGTTGTTCAGCCAAATACTTCAAGGAGAGGACATTGTTAGAGAACGAGCAATTAAATTCCTTTCTACGAAACTTAAGACTTTACCAGATGAAGTCTTAACAAAGGAAGTGGAAGAGCTTATACTAACTGAATCCAAAAAG GTCCTAGAAGATGTGACTGGTGAAGAATTTGTTCTATTTATGAAGATACTGTCTGGGTTAAAAAGCTTACAGACAGTGAGTGGAAGACAGCAACTTGTAGAGTTGGTGGCTGAACAGGCCGACCTAGAACAGACCTTCAATCCCTCGGATCCTGACTGTGTGGACAGGCTCTTACAGTGCACTCGGCAGGCAGTACCCCTCTTCTCT AAAAATGTCCATTCCACAAGGTTTGTGACATATTTCTGTGAGCAGGTTCTCCCTAACCTCGGTACCTTGACTACCCCAGTGGAAGGTCTTGATATACAGTTGGAG GTATTGAAATTGTTGGCGGAGATGAGTTCATTTTGTGGTGACAtggaaaaactagaaacaaatttAAGGAAACTATTTGATAAGTTATTG gAATACATGCCCCTCCCTCCAGAAGAAGCAGAAAATGGAGAGAATGCTGGTAATGAAGAACCCAAGCTACAGTTCAGTTATGTGGAATGTTTGTTGTACAGTTTTCACCAGTTGGGCCGAAAACTTCCAGATTTCTTAACAGCCAAACTGAATGCAGAAAAGCTCAAAGATTTCAAAATCAG GCTGCAGTACTTTGCACGGGGCCTGCAAGTTTATATCAGACAACTTCGCTTAGCTCTCCAGGGTAAAACGGGTGAGGCCTTAAAAACAGAAGAG AACAAGATTAAAGTCGTTGCATTGAAAATAACAAACAATATCAATGTTTTAATCAAG GATCTCTTCCACATTCCTCCTTCTTATAAGAGCACAGTAACACTATCCTGGAAACCTGTACAAAAGGTTGAGATTgg GCAAAAGAGAGCCAGTGAAGATACAACTTCAGGTTCACCACCCAAGAAATCTTCAGCAGGACCAAAAAGAGATGCCAGGCAGATTTATAACCCTCCCAGTGGGAAATATAGCAGCAATTTGGGCAACTTTAATTATG AGCAGAGAGGAGCCTTCAGGGGAAGTAGAGGTGGCCGAGGTTGGGGCACACGAGGAAATCGTAGTCGGGGAAGACTCTACTGA
- the API5 gene encoding apoptosis inhibitor 5 isoform X2, whose product MPTVEELYRNYGILADATEQVGQHKDAYQVILDGVKGGTKEKRLAAQFIPKFFKHFPELADSAINAQLDLCEDEDVSIRRQAIKELPQFATGENLPRVADILTQLLQTDDSAEFNLVNNALLSIFKMDAKGTLGGLFSQILQGEDIVRERAIKFLSTKLKTLPDEVLTKEVEELILTESKKVLEDVTGEEFVLFMKILSGLKSLQTVSGRQQLVELVAEQADLEQTFNPSDPDCVDRLLQCTRQAVPLFSKNVHSTRFVTYFCEQVLPNLGTLTTPVEGLDIQLEVLKLLAEMSSFCGDMEKLETNLRKLFDKLLEYMPLPPEEAENGENAGNEEPKLQFSYVECLLYSFHQLGRKLPDFLTAKLNAEKLKDFKIRLQYFARGLQVYIRQLRLALQGKTGEALKTEENKIKVVALKITNNINVLIKDLFHIPPSYKSTVTLSWKPVQKVEIGQKRASEDTTSGSPPKKSSAGPKRDARQIYNPPSGKYSSNLGNFNYERSLQGK is encoded by the exons ATGCCGACGGTAGAGGAGCTTTACCGCAATTATGGCATCCTGGCCGATGCCACGGAGCAAGTGGGCCAG CATAAAGATGCCTATCAAGTGATACTGGATGGTGTGAAAGGTGGTACTAAGGAAAAACGATTAGCAGCTCAATTTATTCCAAAATTCTTTAAGCATTTTCCAGAATTGGCTGATTCTGCTATCAATGCACAGTTAGACCTCTGTGAGGATGAAGATGTATCT ATTCGACGTCAAGCAATTAAAGAACTGCCTCAATTTGCCACTGGAGAAAATCTTCCTCGAGTGGCAGATATATTAACGCAACTTTTGCAGACAG atgACTCTGCAGAATTTAACCTAGTGAACAATGCCCtgttaagtatatttaaaatggatGCAAAAG GGACTTTAGGTGGGTTGTTCAGCCAAATACTTCAAGGAGAGGACATTGTTAGAGAACGAGCAATTAAATTCCTTTCTACGAAACTTAAGACTTTACCAGATGAAGTCTTAACAAAGGAAGTGGAAGAGCTTATACTAACTGAATCCAAAAAG GTCCTAGAAGATGTGACTGGTGAAGAATTTGTTCTATTTATGAAGATACTGTCTGGGTTAAAAAGCTTACAGACAGTGAGTGGAAGACAGCAACTTGTAGAGTTGGTGGCTGAACAGGCCGACCTAGAACAGACCTTCAATCCCTCGGATCCTGACTGTGTGGACAGGCTCTTACAGTGCACTCGGCAGGCAGTACCCCTCTTCTCT AAAAATGTCCATTCCACAAGGTTTGTGACATATTTCTGTGAGCAGGTTCTCCCTAACCTCGGTACCTTGACTACCCCAGTGGAAGGTCTTGATATACAGTTGGAG GTATTGAAATTGTTGGCGGAGATGAGTTCATTTTGTGGTGACAtggaaaaactagaaacaaatttAAGGAAACTATTTGATAAGTTATTG gAATACATGCCCCTCCCTCCAGAAGAAGCAGAAAATGGAGAGAATGCTGGTAATGAAGAACCCAAGCTACAGTTCAGTTATGTGGAATGTTTGTTGTACAGTTTTCACCAGTTGGGCCGAAAACTTCCAGATTTCTTAACAGCCAAACTGAATGCAGAAAAGCTCAAAGATTTCAAAATCAG GCTGCAGTACTTTGCACGGGGCCTGCAAGTTTATATCAGACAACTTCGCTTAGCTCTCCAGGGTAAAACGGGTGAGGCCTTAAAAACAGAAGAG AACAAGATTAAAGTCGTTGCATTGAAAATAACAAACAATATCAATGTTTTAATCAAG GATCTCTTCCACATTCCTCCTTCTTATAAGAGCACAGTAACACTATCCTGGAAACCTGTACAAAAGGTTGAGATTgg GCAAAAGAGAGCCAGTGAAGATACAACTTCAGGTTCACCACCCAAGAAATCTTCAGCAGGACCAAAAAGAGATGCCAGGCAGATTTATAACCCTCCCAGTGGGAAATATAGCAGCAATTTGGGCAACTTTAATTATG AGAGGAGCCTTCAGGGGAAGTAG